The following coding sequences are from one Bufo bufo chromosome 2, aBufBuf1.1, whole genome shotgun sequence window:
- the LOC120991157 gene encoding gastrula zinc finger protein XlCGF17.1-like — MMEEHQPLISQENSYKNSEGNVLLSPNYKAEDEDIMQCSSGENLNVHPGLHSTDLSYNPPVHEESSDQSQFATTSAGQKGCERFQEITKRSNLSTDRRIRTREKLYSCPKCGKYFAYKSSLVRHERSHTGEKPYSCSERGKRFSEISALNRHKRFHTGKKLYSCLECGKWFTQKAILDRHERIHTGEKPYSCSECGKCFTQKSGLDAHQRSHRGEKPYSCSECGKCFTEKVNLFAHKRSHGEKLYSCSECGKRFTLRQTLVKHALRHTVEKPNSCSECGKYFTDKSELDRHERCHIGEKPNSCLECGKCFAKKRYLISHVKIHTGKKPYSCSECEQCFTQKSDLDSHERSHRRVRIRSQFQNLDFDFDSN; from the exons atgatggaggagcaccagcctcttatatcacaag AAAATTCCTATAAGAATTCTGAGGGAAACGTCTTGTTGTCACCAAATTATAAAGCAGAAGATGAAGACATCATGCAGTGCTCTTCAGGAGAAAAtcttaatgtacatccaggacttcacagtacagacCTATCATATAATCCCCCTGTTCATGAGGAATCATCTGACCAATCACAGTTTGCTACCACAAGTGCTGGTCAGAAAGGGTGTGAAAGGTTTCAAGAGATCACAAAAAGATCAAATCTTTCTACAGACAGAAGAATTCGCACACGGGAGAAGCTGTATTCATGCCcaaaatgtgggaaatattttgcaTATAAATCATCTCTTGTtcgacatgagagaagtcacacaggagagaagccatattcatgttcagaacgtGGGAAACGTTTTAGTGAGATCTCAGCTCTTAATAGACATAAGAGATTTCATACAGGAAAGAAACtgtattcatgtttagaatgtgggaaatggttTACACAGAAAGCAATTCTTGAtcgacatgagagaattcacacaggagagaagccgtattcatgttcagaatgtgggaaatgttttacacagaaatcaggtCTTGAtgcacatcagagaagtcacagaggagagaagccgtattcatgttcagaatgtgggaaatgttttacagaaaaaGTCAATCTTTTTGCACATAAGAGAAGTCACGGAGAAAagctgtattcatgttcagaatgtgggaaacgttttACACTTAGACAAACTCTTGTTAAACATGCGCTACGTCACACAGTAGAGAAGCcaaattcatgttcagaatgtgggaaatattttacagataaatcagagCTTGATAGACATGAGAGATGTCACATAGGAGAGAAGCCgaattcatgtttagaatgtgggaaatgttttgcaaaGAAACGTTATCTTATTAGCCATGTGAAAATTCATACAGgaaagaagccgtattcatgttcagaatgtgagcaaTGTTTTACGCAAAAATCGGATCTTGATagtcatgagagaagtcacagaaGAGTAAGGATACGATCACAATTCCAGAATTTAGACTTTGATTTCGATTCCAATTAA